A region of the Romboutsia hominis genome:
ATCATAAGGGCTTTCGACAGATTGTAAATATGGATATGCTTGTGCAAATACTTCTTCACAGTTTTCTGTCTTTCCTGATGATGTAGAGAAATACAGTGTAAGTATAGGTTCTCCCTTATAAGTTATTATCTGACCCTTTGTATCTCGTACTGCTTGCTGTATTTTAGGGTAATATTTATCCATCCAATCTTGTCCATTCTTTTCTTTTAATTCTTCATAATTCTTATATTCTTGGCAATGATTATAGTCAGTACATACGACTGCATTGCTATGCTGATTTGATTTTCCTTGATTTTCTTTATACATTACATAAGTTCTTGCTGCTACAGCTTGTGCTTTAAGAGCTTCAATATTAAAGTCTACAGGCATCTCTCCTGCTAAAACTCCACATAAATATTTTTCTATATCCATCTTCTCAGTCTTATTAGTTTTATGATTGTATATATTTATTAAAGGAGCTTCTTTATCAACTGTTTCATAGTTGATTATCTTTTTTTTAGGATTGCTTAATGCCGATTCTTTTTGTATAGCCTCTATCCCATCGTAAGATACTACACTTAAAAATACAGGAACTGCTATAGACAAACCAACTATACTTCCTAAAAATACTAAAGGGTTATTCATATATTTTCCTCCTTAGTTAATTACTTGTACTTAAAATATATGAATAACCCTATTTATTTATTACTATTTATTTTTAGTCTTCTATTATCTCTATGTTTCCACCTAAAGCAGTTATTTTCTTATCTATATCAACATATCCTCTTTGTACGTGATATATTTCTCCTATTTGAGTTTCTCCTTCTGCTATAAGTCCACATAATATAAGTGCTGCACCAGCCCTTAAATCTGTCGCATTAACTTTAGCACCATATAATTGGTTTACTCCATTTACTATTGCGCTCTTTCCTTCTATTTTTATGTTTGCTCCCATTCTATTAAATTCGGCAACATGCATAAATCTATTTTCAAATACAGTTTCTGTAACTACCCCAGTTCCATTAGCTATTGTAAGCATAGCCATGAATTGAGCTTGAACATCTGTTGGGAATCCTGGGTGAGGTAAAGTCTTTATATCTATTGGCTTTAACACTTCAGGTCCTATAACTCTAACTGTATTATCTTTTTCTATTATTTCACATCCAGCTTCTATTAATTTAGCTGTAACTGGTTTTAAATGTTCCATCATTACATTTTCTATTGTTATATCACCTTTTGTCATAGCTGCTGCAACCATATAAGTAGCTGCTTCTATTCTATCAGGTATTATTGTATGCTCTGCACCTTTTAATTCTTTAACACCTTTTATCTTTATAGTGTTAGTTCCTGCACCTTTTACATTAGCTCCCATTTCATTTAAGAAATTAGCTAAATCTACTATTTCTGGCTCTTCTGCAGCATTTTCTATTATAGTTGTTCCTTCAGCTAAAGCTGCTGCCATCATTATGTTTTCAGTAGCTCCTACTGATGGGAAATCTAAGTATAATTTAGTACCCACTAATTTATCAGTTGTAGCTTCTACGAATCCATGATCCATATCTACTTTTGCACCTAAATGCTTAAATCCTTTTAAATGTAAATCTATAGGTCTTGTTCCTATAGCGCATCCTCCTGGCATAGATATTTTTGTGTGGTTAAATCTAGCAAGTAATGGCCCCATTACTAAGAAAGATGCTCTCATCTTACTTACTAACTCATATGGTGCTTCACAAGTAGTTATGTTGCTTGC
Encoded here:
- the spoIID gene encoding stage II sporulation protein D; translation: MNNPLVFLGSIVGLSIAVPVFLSVVSYDGIEAIQKESALSNPKKKIINYETVDKEAPLINIYNHKTNKTEKMDIEKYLCGVLAGEMPVDFNIEALKAQAVAARTYVMYKENQGKSNQHSNAVVCTDYNHCQEYKNYEELKEKNGQDWMDKYYPKIQQAVRDTKGQIITYKGEPILTLYFSTSSGKTENCEEVFAQAYPYLQSVESPYDKEYSPKYTSELKISNKDFINAINSNYKNAGLNPSNLENQIKILNRSDGGSVDKIKIGNKEIRGREIRGIFKLNSSNFELKFGENHIDFLVKGYGHGVGMSQWGAQGMAEEGYRYYEILNHYYQETDITDLY
- the murA gene encoding UDP-N-acetylglucosamine 1-carboxyvinyltransferase; this translates as MGKIIVKKSNPLNGSVKIDGAKNAVLPIIAATLLANGKSTLKCVPNLKDVHVISDLLRHLGAKVEYKDNTLTVDASNITTCEAPYELVSKMRASFLVMGPLLARFNHTKISMPGGCAIGTRPIDLHLKGFKHLGAKVDMDHGFVEATTDKLVGTKLYLDFPSVGATENIMMAAALAEGTTIIENAAEEPEIVDLANFLNEMGANVKGAGTNTIKIKGVKELKGAEHTIIPDRIEAATYMVAAAMTKGDITIENVMMEHLKPVTAKLIEAGCEIIEKDNTVRVIGPEVLKPIDIKTLPHPGFPTDVQAQFMAMLTIANGTGVVTETVFENRFMHVAEFNRMGANIKIEGKSAIVNGVNQLYGAKVNATDLRAGAALILCGLIAEGETQIGEIYHVQRGYVDIDKKITALGGNIEIIED